From the genome of Sporomusa sphaeroides DSM 2875:
GCTGACAGGATATACCTTGCCGGCTATAAAATCCAGTCCAATTTTTCTGCTGCTAAAAATCTTAGTATTACAGTAAAAAGCGGTGCAGATAAGTCATTTATTCGTTTTCCTCTTGCTGAAGTAGGCGGTTATCAGCCCTATCTTTTCGCTGGCGATTTTTCGGGTGATAAAATAGCTGACGTCTACGTAGCGACAGCATCAGGCGGCAGCGGTGGATGGTCATATCACAATATCATATCTTTTAGTGGCGGTGAGCCAAAAGAGCTATTCGGCAGTAAAGAGAATTTTGCCACTAACATTACTGGCAAGTTTGTGGACGGTTGGAAAGTAGCTCTCGCCAATAATACCGATGGAACAACAGTAATCGTTGGAGTAGCTGAACGCCGGGAAGATTATTTGCGGTTAGGTATTTATGACGAAGAGGGTAAGGTACAAAAGGAAACTCAGACAATGACTGCCCCTTTTGTTAAGTTAGAACCGGTTGATATCGATCATGATGGGGTCTACGAGCTAAAAGGCAGTCAAAGTCTTTCTGGCGCTTATAGAGCAGACAGATTAGCTGAGGTAGAAACTATGTTTAAATATACAGGAACTAATTGGCAATCACAATCAAAGCTGGTTATGATCTCATCTCTGCATTAATTTCTAAGATATTATGTCACTACTTATCAAGGTGGAATATGATATAGTAAACCGAATAAGGAAGTGATGTTATGTATCCTAAGTATTCATACTTAGGGATGGAAGAACAATGCGAAGCTGTCCCCGTTACCTTTCCTCCCCAGCATCAAAACCGTCAACCCGGTATGGAGTATCTTTTGCACCCCAGACCTATCTCAGAAAATCCAAACTCCTTGGGTAGTGGCAAACTGCAGGGAAAAGTAGCAATTATTACCGGGGGCGACAGCGGCATCGGCCGGGCAGCTGCCTATGCCTTTGCGAAAGAAGGCGCCAGTATTGCGATCGCCTATCTTGATGAGCACCGGGACGCTGAAGAGACAAAAGGACGAATACACGAAATCGGTCAAGATTGTATCCTTTTGCCGGGAGATCTGCGAAACGAGCGTCAGTCCTATATTGTTGTGGAAGAAACAATGGAGACTTTTGGGCGGTTAGATATATTAGTAAATAATCATGGTGTTCAATTTCCCCAGATGAGCATTCTTGATATTTCTGCCGAACAGTTGGATGCTACCTTTAGAACTAATATTTTTGCGTTCTTTTATATGATTAAGGCGGCGCTGCCTCATATGTGCCCCTATGCTTCGATTATAAATACTACCTCTGTGACGGCATATCAAGGAGAAAAATATCTAATTGACTATTCTGCAACTAAAGGGGCAATTGTCAGTCTTACACGATCGTTGTCTTTATCTTTAACACCAAGGCATATCCGTGTTAATGCAGTAGCCCCGGGGCCGATTTGGACCCCGTTAAATCCGTCAAGTTTTCCCGCCGAGTATATTAAAACCTTTGGCGCTAATACCCCCATGAAACGCGCCGGGCAACCGTTTGAGGTCGCTCCGGCATATGTATATTTAGCAAGTGACGACTCTCGCTATGTATCTGGTCAAGTTCTTCATGTAAATGGTGGTACAATAACAGAAAGCTAGGTAAATCCCGAACCAATAAAGCTGATGGGAAGCGTTCTAGGTTCGGTT
Proteins encoded in this window:
- a CDS encoding SDR family oxidoreductase, whose amino-acid sequence is MYPKYSYLGMEEQCEAVPVTFPPQHQNRQPGMEYLLHPRPISENPNSLGSGKLQGKVAIITGGDSGIGRAAAYAFAKEGASIAIAYLDEHRDAEETKGRIHEIGQDCILLPGDLRNERQSYIVVEETMETFGRLDILVNNHGVQFPQMSILDISAEQLDATFRTNIFAFFYMIKAALPHMCPYASIINTTSVTAYQGEKYLIDYSATKGAIVSLTRSLSLSLTPRHIRVNAVAPGPIWTPLNPSSFPAEYIKTFGANTPMKRAGQPFEVAPAYVYLASDDSRYVSGQVLHVNGGTITES